Proteins encoded together in one Nitrospirota bacterium window:
- a CDS encoding PD-(D/E)XK nuclease family protein, translated as MALRIYHLPPGTGGTRNALLGETLGGLEGPDYSRVLYLAPTRHLVERFRREFHSLAGGCYIPPRSMTLRESARNVHYTYGEGIVFPPSLMPVLIVGLTGCGMGTATLAVEFMGELKEHYPGESVQDMKKRVLEAFSSLETHEEASRRAVEALDMIALVEETLGNHGALTREDLFPLAAAMVKEHLEPPDVLFLDGFYEVSPAEKLFLTSLIKGARETLAIIPISGSDDDLSYCYSAYLKKYFNVEPAFVPPERPLEPLTYRAVPSMEEEVQDVAREIKADYIAGRRRDLEGTFLVFPRLAPYRSMVERVFQRYGIPVSLPAGGKSLLERPYQDVLGLLEAYLGDYPRSPTARFLTSPFFRKIPGEIAGKAPRVMLSSGIIKGRGAWVRAFRDAGVDSLERAVFRKLAPLGSPAIKRSYKMHAKALRDVLSALAFVPGGDGDGAGFERALRRLGHLDGVLPEGTDLRGFADALARVLDELPEPLEEKGVRVAELKDVRGLEPGVLYMAGLRDGDLPSRPKMDILLPDSVRRKLGLVDLKRHMHLEGHIFTRLAFSARRAVLSYPSMEGDTVFLPSVLLSGAEEVERAVSPLILSAEEKLLTEGREPFSVHIREASNLRRYSEEQALSVTHIDSYRACPRRFLLEKVLGLSPPEVLDYEIEPLTMGSIIHSVMEMLVDAQSPDLEAMKRDAEVVLEKVLGETALDGYFKELVRETFMGLVPALYEIEDAMRQEGYRFREAEYDVRGEPLPGIVLKGKVDRIDAGAGGEVRIIDYKTGSPNVSSSGVLCRGANLQLFLYAAVLKTLGMRPERVGIYSLRDLGVKWFPTKRDMKKGLTLEDFMTSALRYLEGTVGGMRQGSFPARPIEEQFCRLCHERPYCPFIQGGVEAEGRNNAYEFISFDGKGDDGPRGMRDAARR; from the coding sequence ATGGCCCTCCGCATCTATCACCTGCCCCCGGGGACCGGAGGAACGAGAAACGCCCTTTTGGGCGAGACCCTGGGGGGCCTGGAAGGTCCCGATTATTCACGCGTCCTTTACCTTGCCCCCACGCGCCATCTGGTGGAGAGGTTCCGGAGGGAGTTTCATTCCCTGGCGGGGGGCTGCTACATCCCGCCCCGGAGCATGACCCTCCGGGAGAGCGCCCGGAACGTCCATTACACATACGGAGAGGGCATTGTCTTCCCCCCGTCGCTCATGCCCGTGCTCATCGTGGGCCTCACCGGCTGCGGCATGGGCACGGCCACCCTCGCGGTGGAGTTCATGGGCGAGCTCAAGGAGCACTACCCGGGGGAAAGCGTGCAGGACATGAAGAAGCGCGTACTGGAGGCCTTCTCCTCCCTGGAGACCCATGAAGAGGCCTCCCGGAGGGCCGTGGAAGCCCTGGACATGATTGCCCTGGTGGAAGAGACACTCGGAAACCATGGGGCCCTCACCCGCGAAGACCTCTTCCCCCTGGCCGCCGCCATGGTAAAGGAGCACCTGGAGCCCCCGGACGTCCTCTTTCTGGACGGGTTCTACGAGGTGAGCCCCGCGGAGAAGCTCTTTCTGACGTCCCTTATCAAGGGGGCCCGCGAAACCCTGGCCATTATCCCCATCAGTGGAAGTGATGATGATTTATCATACTGTTACTCAGCTTACCTAAAAAAGTACTTTAACGTTGAGCCGGCCTTTGTTCCTCCCGAGCGGCCCCTGGAACCCCTTACATACAGGGCCGTGCCCTCCATGGAGGAAGAGGTGCAGGACGTGGCCCGGGAGATAAAGGCCGACTACATCGCCGGAAGGCGGCGGGACCTGGAGGGCACTTTCCTGGTCTTTCCGCGCCTGGCCCCGTACCGGAGTATGGTCGAGCGGGTCTTCCAACGATACGGCATACCCGTAAGCCTTCCGGCAGGGGGAAAGAGCCTCCTCGAGCGGCCCTATCAGGACGTCCTCGGCCTCCTGGAGGCATACCTGGGGGACTATCCCCGTTCCCCCACGGCCCGGTTTCTCACGTCTCCCTTCTTCCGGAAGATACCCGGGGAGATTGCGGGGAAAGCCCCCCGGGTCATGCTCTCCTCTGGCATCATCAAGGGACGGGGTGCCTGGGTCCGGGCCTTCCGGGACGCGGGAGTGGATTCCCTGGAGCGGGCGGTCTTCCGGAAGCTTGCGCCTCTTGGTTCTCCTGCTATCAAGCGCTCTTACAAGATGCACGCTAAAGCTTTACGTGATGTTCTCTCCGCCCTGGCCTTTGTCCCCGGCGGCGACGGCGATGGGGCTGGTTTCGAGCGTGCCCTCCGGAGGCTGGGCCATCTGGACGGCGTTTTGCCGGAAGGGACGGACCTCCGAGGTTTTGCCGATGCCCTTGCCCGGGTGCTCGATGAGCTGCCCGAGCCCCTGGAGGAGAAGGGTGTCCGGGTAGCGGAGCTCAAGGACGTCCGCGGGCTGGAGCCCGGCGTCCTCTACATGGCGGGGCTCCGCGACGGGGACCTCCCCTCCCGCCCGAAGATGGACATCCTCCTGCCCGACAGCGTGAGAAGAAAGCTCGGCCTAGTGGACCTCAAAAGGCACATGCACCTGGAGGGACACATCTTCACCCGCCTGGCCTTCTCGGCCCGGCGGGCCGTCCTGTCCTATCCGTCCATGGAAGGAGACACGGTCTTTCTGCCCTCGGTCCTTCTTTCCGGCGCCGAAGAAGTGGAAAGGGCGGTCTCTCCTCTCATCCTCTCGGCCGAGGAAAAACTCCTCACGGAAGGCCGCGAACCTTTTTCGGTCCATATCAGGGAGGCTTCGAACCTCAGGCGGTACAGCGAGGAGCAGGCCCTGAGCGTCACCCATATCGACTCCTACAGGGCCTGTCCCCGCCGGTTTCTCCTGGAGAAGGTCCTGGGGCTTTCGCCCCCGGAAGTCCTCGACTATGAGATAGAGCCCCTCACCATGGGCTCCATCATCCATTCCGTGATGGAGATGCTCGTGGATGCGCAAAGCCCGGACCTGGAGGCCATGAAGCGGGACGCCGAGGTGGTCCTGGAGAAGGTCCTCGGGGAGACGGCCCTTGACGGGTATTTCAAGGAGCTCGTCCGGGAGACCTTCATGGGCCTGGTACCGGCCCTCTACGAAATCGAAGACGCAATGCGGCAGGAAGGGTATCGCTTCCGGGAGGCGGAGTATGACGTCAGGGGCGAGCCCCTCCCGGGCATAGTCCTCAAGGGAAAGGTGGACCGCATAGACGCGGGGGCCGGGGGCGAGGTCCGCATCATCGATTACAAGACCGGCTCCCCCAACGTCAGCAGCTCCGGGGTGCTTTGCCGGGGCGCGAACCTTCAGCTCTTCCTCTATGCGGCCGTCCTCAAGACCCTGGGCATGCGTCCGGAGCGGGTGGGCATCTATTCCCTGAGGGACCTCGGTGTGAAGTGGTTCCCCACCAAGCGGGACATGAAAAAGGGCCTCACCCTGGAGGACTTCATGACGAGCGCCCTCCGGTACCTGGAAGGGACGGTGGGGGGCATGAGGCAGGGGTCCTTTCCGGCCAGGCCCATCGAGGAGCAGTTCTGCCGCCTCTGCCACGAGCGGCCCTACTGCCCCTTCATCCAGGGAGGCGTGGAGGCCGAAGGAAGAAATAATGCTTATGAATTCATATCGTTTGATGGGAAGGGCGATGACGGCCCCCGGGGGATGAGGGATGCAGCCAGGCGGTAG
- a CDS encoding UvrD-helicase domain-containing protein, whose translation MQPGGREASETYLDTARSVIISSPAGSGKTEKLARRYISLLEAGAEVEKILCITFTEKAAAEMKERILSVLRRENPALFEDIREKIPLMRISTIHAFCLKLLTRFSVELGLDPSLAVMDEHAAQSLWSESVYERLMAERECPGELTRLMKERGLRGWGSVKRLLDEIHLRHPLSEMLLQDRRGLNGLEGDALASLEMYRECLLRYRKKKLEGGLLDYNDLELLAYQALSLGPEAHNILYAFDEHTDHVLVDEFQDTSTLQWRIVDKLTEEWRAGMGPKREQGHTPTLFLVGDGKQSIYLFRGANVGVFRGARERFSRWMGEEGFHYEEVRDNYRSLPAITEFTNLLFARIMPPDPPEPWMTGYSPFEARRTEGPGRVELILLEGQDSTKATRAREARVLARAMRALVGSHQVFENGESRPCLFGDMAVLLRRRTHLGLFEEALRREGIPFVVVKGIGFYEEPETALLRELVSFLVDPTDDYSLFCLLRSPLFGLSYPSLMRLLRGEDPLLEKLRASGEKRHAEAASLLGRWLQESPATPLGILLEQALTETGGWVHLWEKQRHANVRKFIAVVEDMQAQGLSLVEIREVLLRKRSSGREEAKANVSTEGMDAVRIMTVHAAKGLQFPMVFLPSLEEKLGSSSGPVVVEDAGDFPVVALEEDSSRRARDERFRRQKLKEHEEEKRLFYVAVTRAMDYLCMVGSHRKGKLEGRLAFMGDAFDILSGEKKPGPLRVLGEEDVAGRFPLRAEAGLGRAEDFMVRPAYPEPLRYEPERTWKDVTAEETDSVRRRHGDNWVLIGTVMHRLFEELSRGLLGEEDLPLRASRLLRAESQESEETRKSILTDMAKLKDSRLLEDIVLPRAGAHAELPFVLERGSTLYRGRIDRVVLRDGEARVYDYKTFPVQEREIPTLLRDYSFQMKTYARAAERLFGLPARAYIVFTHLPRVVEVPL comes from the coding sequence ATGCAGCCAGGCGGTAGGGAGGCATCGGAGACGTATCTGGATACGGCCAGGAGCGTCATCATCTCCTCCCCGGCGGGCTCGGGGAAGACGGAGAAACTGGCCCGCCGCTACATAAGCCTGCTTGAGGCCGGCGCCGAGGTGGAGAAGATTCTCTGCATCACCTTCACCGAGAAGGCGGCGGCCGAGATGAAGGAGCGCATCCTCTCGGTCCTGAGGCGGGAGAATCCCGCCCTCTTCGAGGACATCAGGGAGAAGATTCCCCTGATGCGCATCAGCACCATCCATGCCTTCTGTTTGAAGCTTCTGACCCGCTTCTCGGTGGAGCTGGGCCTGGACCCCTCCTTGGCCGTCATGGACGAGCACGCCGCCCAATCCCTCTGGAGCGAGTCCGTCTACGAGCGGCTCATGGCCGAGAGGGAGTGCCCGGGCGAGCTCACCCGGCTCATGAAAGAAAGGGGCCTGAGGGGATGGGGCTCGGTCAAGCGCCTCCTGGACGAGATACACCTGCGGCATCCCCTCTCGGAGATGCTCCTTCAGGACCGCCGGGGGCTGAACGGCCTGGAGGGGGATGCCCTCGCCTCTCTCGAAATGTACCGGGAGTGCCTCCTTCGGTACCGGAAGAAGAAGCTCGAAGGTGGCCTTCTGGACTATAACGACCTGGAGCTCCTGGCCTATCAGGCCCTTTCCCTGGGGCCGGAGGCCCACAACATCCTCTATGCCTTTGACGAGCATACGGACCACGTCCTGGTGGACGAGTTTCAGGACACCAGTACGCTTCAGTGGCGCATCGTGGACAAGCTTACCGAGGAGTGGCGGGCCGGTATGGGCCCGAAGCGGGAGCAGGGCCATACGCCTACTCTCTTCCTCGTGGGAGACGGCAAGCAGTCCATCTATCTCTTTCGGGGAGCGAACGTGGGTGTCTTCCGGGGGGCCAGGGAGCGGTTCTCCCGGTGGATGGGCGAAGAGGGCTTCCACTACGAGGAGGTCAGGGACAACTACCGGAGCCTTCCGGCCATCACGGAGTTCACGAACCTGCTCTTTGCGCGCATCATGCCCCCCGACCCGCCGGAGCCCTGGATGACCGGCTACTCCCCCTTCGAGGCCCGGCGCACCGAGGGGCCGGGCCGGGTGGAGCTCATCCTCCTCGAGGGGCAGGACTCGACGAAGGCCACCCGCGCCCGGGAGGCCCGGGTGCTGGCCCGGGCCATGAGGGCCCTGGTCGGAAGCCACCAGGTCTTCGAAAACGGAGAGAGCCGTCCGTGCCTCTTTGGCGACATGGCCGTGCTTCTGCGCAGGCGCACGCACCTGGGCCTTTTCGAGGAGGCCCTGCGGCGCGAGGGCATCCCCTTCGTGGTGGTCAAGGGGATAGGCTTTTACGAGGAGCCGGAGACCGCCCTTCTGAGGGAGCTGGTTTCCTTTCTCGTGGACCCTACGGACGACTACAGCCTCTTCTGCCTCCTCCGCTCACCCCTCTTCGGACTGAGCTATCCGTCCCTCATGCGCCTTCTCCGGGGAGAGGACCCTCTCCTGGAGAAGCTCAGGGCTTCCGGAGAGAAGAGGCACGCAGAGGCCGCGTCCCTGCTCGGGCGATGGCTCCAGGAGAGTCCCGCCACCCCTCTGGGCATTCTCCTTGAGCAGGCCCTCACCGAGACCGGTGGATGGGTCCATCTGTGGGAAAAGCAGCGCCATGCCAACGTCAGGAAATTCATCGCCGTGGTGGAGGACATGCAGGCCCAGGGCCTCTCCCTCGTGGAAATACGGGAGGTGCTCCTCAGGAAGCGCTCCTCGGGCAGGGAGGAGGCCAAGGCGAACGTCAGCACCGAGGGGATGGACGCCGTGCGGATAATGACCGTCCACGCCGCCAAGGGTCTTCAGTTCCCCATGGTCTTTCTCCCTTCCCTGGAAGAGAAGCTGGGCTCCTCCTCCGGCCCGGTGGTGGTCGAGGACGCGGGGGATTTCCCCGTCGTGGCCCTGGAGGAGGACTCCTCGCGGAGGGCCAGGGACGAGCGTTTCCGCCGCCAGAAGCTCAAAGAGCACGAAGAGGAAAAGCGCCTTTTCTACGTGGCCGTAACCAGGGCCATGGACTACCTCTGCATGGTGGGCTCCCATCGGAAGGGAAAGCTCGAAGGCAGGCTCGCCTTCATGGGCGACGCCTTCGACATCCTCTCCGGCGAGAAAAAGCCGGGGCCTCTTCGGGTCTTGGGCGAGGAGGACGTGGCCGGGCGGTTTCCCCTCCGGGCGGAGGCGGGCCTGGGCAGGGCGGAGGACTTCATGGTCCGTCCGGCCTATCCCGAGCCTCTGCGGTACGAGCCCGAGAGGACGTGGAAGGACGTTACGGCCGAGGAGACCGACTCCGTGCGGCGGCGCCACGGAGACAACTGGGTCCTTATCGGCACGGTGATGCACCGCCTGTTCGAGGAGCTCTCCAGGGGCCTTCTCGGGGAAGAGGACCTTCCGCTGAGGGCCTCCCGCCTCCTCCGTGCGGAGTCCCAGGAGAGCGAGGAGACCCGCAAGAGCATCCTGACCGACATGGCGAAGCTCAAGGACTCCCGCCTGCTTGAAGACATTGTCCTTCCCCGGGCGGGGGCCCACGCGGAGCTGCCCTTCGTCCTTGAGAGAGGCAGCACGCTCTACCGGGGCAGGATCGACCGGGTGGTCCTCCGGGACGGCGAGGCCCGGGTCTACGACTATAAGACCTTCCCCGTCCAGGAAAGGGAGATTCCCACCCTCCTCCGCGATTATTCCTTCCAGATGAAGACCTACGCCCGGGCGGCGGAGCGGCTTTTCGGCCTCCCCGCGAGGGCGTACATCGTCTTTACCCACCTTCCCCGGGTGGTGGAGGTCCCTCTATAG